A window of Parambassis ranga chromosome 10, fParRan2.1, whole genome shotgun sequence contains these coding sequences:
- the LOC114442521 gene encoding protocadherin gamma-C5-like isoform X1 — protein sequence MELMHFTETGMTKRRGCRDWRWQALWWHLFLLLWITIDGQTRYSIQEELKQGSVVGNLAKDLGLGLSDIFDRKLRVASEAGEQYFTVDAGKGELVVNDRIDREALCGQSASCVLPLQVVIEDPLQLHRIEVEIRDINDNSPSFLSSELSLNIAELALVGTRFPLESATDPDVGSNSLKSYTLSKNECFSLRFKEIEGGKTIPELVLEKPLDREKRSVHKILLTALDGGNPVRSGTTQIIISVLDINDNYPVFEKNLYKVSLGEKSIKGTVIIQPKATDADEGLNGEIEFSFGSRTPDSVLSVFDINALTGEIILKGELDYEAAKSYDIDVTAKDKGSPQMEGHCRVQLEITDFNDNAPEIVFTSQPKPVPEDAPSGTVVALISARDLDSADNGKVTLQLTSGSPFNLKPSFSNNYALVTSGSLNRESCSEYNIEITATDSGSPPLSSKKTVSVSINDVNDNAPVFTQPSYNVYLKENGVPGSILFSVSASDLDFGENAKVSYSILDSKVQDVSVSSYVYINSDNGSIYSMHSFDYEKLKVFQIQVQAKDQGSPPLSSNATVHVFILDQNDNAPAVIYPSSAALGSLSHQRMPRSAKAGHLVTKVTAVDADSGHNAWISYRLAEATDASLFTVNLYTGEVRTKRAASEQDDSSQRLLIEIKDDGEPVQSATVTVSILLEDGLHEPILDLRQKVAEPSKKTGRITLYLILSLASVSVLSLVTFLILAVKCIRNSRSSGSCCMRRSDCDDYKNPNRNLQIQLNTDGPIKYVEVLGGDMLSQSQSFRSCMSPMSEYSDFTLIKPSSTTDFKEVISVLDASLPDSTWTFESQQQKPPNNDWRFTQGQRPGPSGPHMPYGTHIRWTPKSGTRATGGPEVAMGTGPWPQPPTEAEQLQALMAAANEVSEATATLGPGTMGLSTRYSPQFTLQHVPDYRQNVYIPGSTATLTSNPQQQQATAQQATQQALPPPQASAQAEPPKAVQTPASKKKSTKKEKK from the exons ATGGAATTGATGCATTTTACTGAAACAGGGATgacaaagagaagaggatgcagGGACTGGAGATGGCAGGCGCTTTGGTGGCATCTTTTTTTGCTCTTGTGGATTACAATAGACGGACAAACTCGTTACAGCATCCAGGAGGAACTAAAACAGGGCTCCGTGGTAGGAAATCTAGCCAAAGATCTGGGTTTGGGACTGTCAGACATTTTTGACCGTAAGCTGCGTGTCGCCTCTGAGGCTGGTGAGCAGTATTTCACTGTGGATGCGGGGAAGGGCGAGCTGGTGGTGAATGACAGAATAGACAGAGAGGCTTTATGTGGACAGAGCGCGAGCTGTGTTCTACCTCTGCAAGTCGTTATTGAAGACCCGCTGCAGTTACACCGAATAGAGGTTGAAATACGAGATATAAATGATAATTCTCCAAGTTTTCTTTCAAGTGAATTATCTTTAAATATCGCGGAATTGGCATTAGTAGGCACGCGCTTTCCTTTAGAGAGCGCAACAGACCCCGATGTTGGCAGCAATTCACTAAAATCATATACACTCAgtaaaaatgaatgtttttcCCTTAGATTCAAAGAAATTGAGGGGGGTAAGACTATTCCAGAACTTGTTTTAGAAAAACCTCTAGATCGAGAGAAAAGGTCTGTCCACAAAATATTACTAACAGCATTAGATGGAGGAAATCCAGTAAGATCCGGTACCACACAAATAATCATAAGTGTTCTTGACATAAATGATAATTATccggtgtttgaaaaaaatcTTTATAAAGTATCTCTTGGCGAAAAAAGTATAAAGGGAACTGTTATTATCCAGCCCAAAGCAACAGACGCAGATGAAGGTTTAAATGGTGAAATTGAATTCTCATTTGGCTCACGGACACCAGATTCTGTATTATCAGTCTTCGACATTAACGCCTTAACAGGTGAAATTATTCTGAAAGGGGAGTTAGATTATGAGGCTGCCAAGTCATATGACATTGATGTAACTGCTAAAGATAAAGGTAGTCCTCAAATGGAGGGCCACTGTCGTGTGCAGCTTGAAATTACTGACTTCAATGATAACGCTCCTGAAATAGTCTTCACCTCTCAGCCGAAGCCAGTACCCGAAGACGCACCAAGCGGTACTGTGGTTGCTTTGATAAGTGCGCGAGACCTTGACTCAGCTGATAATGGTAAAGTAACGTTACAACTTACCAGTGGTTCCCCTTTTAATCTAAAGCCTTCGTTTTCTAATAATTACGCTCTGGTTACCAGCGGCTCGTTAAACAGAGAAAGCTGTTCGGAGTATAACATTGAGATTACAGCCACAGACTCAGGCTCTCCTCCACTGTCTAGCAAGAAAACTGTATCAGTCAGCATCAATGATGTGAATGACAACGCTCCTGTATTTACTCAGCCCTCctataatgtttatttaaaagagAATGGGGTACCAGGATCTATACTCTTCTCAGTATCAGCATCTGATCTGGATTTTGGTGAAAACGCCAAAGTCTCTTATTCTATACTGGACTCTAAAGTGCAGGACGTTTCTGTCTCCTCTTATGTTTACATTAACTCAGATAACGGCAGCATCTACAGCATGCACTCGTTTGACTATGAGAAGCTGAAGGTGTTTCAGATTCAGGTTCAGGCGAAGGATCAGGGCTCTCCGCCTCTCAGCAGCAACGCCACTGTTCATGTTTTCATCCTGGACCAGAACGACAATGCCCCCGCTGTTATTTACCCCTCCTCCGCTGCCCTGGGCTCCCTCTCACATCAGAGGATGCCCCGCTCCGCTAAAGCGGGTCACCTGGTTACTAAGGTGACAGCTGTGGACGCTGACTCGGGCCACAACGCCTGGATCTCCTACAGACTCGCGGAGGCCACAGAcgcctctctgttcactgtcAATCTGTACACAGGGGAGGTGAGGACTAAACGTGCTGCGTCCGAGCAGGACGACTCTTCTCAGAGGCTGCTTATAGAGATCAAGGACGACGGAGAACCGGTCCAGTCCGCCACCGTCACGGTGTCCATCCTGCTGGAGGACGGTCTCCATGAGCCCATCTTAGACCTCCGACAGAAAGTGGCCGAGCCCAGCAAGAAAACGGGCAGAATCACCCTTTATTTGATCCTGTCTCTGGCCTCGGTGTCCGTGCTGTCTCTGGTGACTTTTCTCATTTTAGCGGTGAAATGCATCAGGAACAGCAGAAGCAGCGGCAGCTGCTGCATGAGACGGAGCGACTGTGATGATTACAAGAACCCCAACAGAAACCTGCAGATTCAGCTCAACACTGATGGACCTATAAAATACGTGGAGGTCCTGGGAGGAGACATGCTTTCTCAGAGTCAGTCCTTCAGGTCCTGTATGTCTCCAAtgtcagagtacagtgatttcACGTTGATTAAacccagcagcaccacagactttAAGGAGGTGATCAGTGTTCTGGATGCGTCTTTACCAGACAGCACCTGGACCTTTGAGAGCCAGCAG CAAAAGCCTCCCAACAATGACTGGCGCTTTACACAGGGCCAGAGACCCGGACCTAGTGG tCCCCACATGCCATACGGTACACACATTCGATGGACGCCGAAGAGTGGGACAAG AGCAACTGGAGGACCAGAGGTTGCAATGGGAACTGGCCCCTGGCCCCAGCCCCCCActgaagcagagcagctccaggCCCTGATGGCTGCAGCTAACG
- the LOC114442521 gene encoding protocadherin gamma-C5-like isoform X12, protein MDSRQRKRSGGGRLWRIYLYLAWLSCASAQLSYSVSEELSPGSIVGNIAKDLSLTVQRIAQRRLRVVSESTEQYFEVKQATGDLVIKQKIDREQLCELSSACSLHLQIVLEDPLEIHRVLVEVLDVNDNAPQFSTNNISLEISEAAAPGTRFRLDSAHDPDVGTNSLRTYHLAANDFFILHVETKSDGSKFPELAVDKPLDRETQASFRLLLTAVDGGQPEKSGSTLLLIKILDVNDNAPVFDEPVNKVRLLENVAQGTLVTKLNATDADSGSNGDISFLFSKYTPERVLKLFSVDSKSGEIRVKGDVDYEKGNAYHITVQARDGGSPAMEGSCNVIVDIIDVNDNAPEVTLTSLTSPIREDSAPETVIALISARDLDSGVNGEVKLTIPPGLPFKLNSAFGMHYSLTTAGNLDREAVPEYTVVIRATDGGTPPLSSQTTFVVKLSDVNDNAPTFSQPSYSVDIPENNSPSAPIAAVSATDPDLGDNARISYSILPSMVQGSPISSYVYINPESGHIYSMRSLDHEQLKAFTIEVQARDAGVPARTTNVTVHVFVIDVNDNAPVIIHPSIPTDKRLQLTVPSSAGAGHFISKLVGLDADSGHNAWLFYSIVPGPNARMFHIGAHSGELRTARKWPEEEVGSTYDIMIIIQDNGEPPKSCSLNITVTLDEKVTAVDALANSNHTPFYNRKGMSDITLYLIISLACVSAVSFITFVVLMVRCLRHRGPGFGDSDCCCYSRHRSTRYHQRPSKDLHLQLNTDGPIRYMEVVGGPQEPHTRTYRPCYSTISSRSDFVFMKTPMLSHNNTLNMTLSRKHLMNSASEQKPPNNDWRFTQGQRPGPSGATGGPEVAMGTGPWPQPPTEAEQLQALMAAANVSEATATLGPGTMGLSTRYSPQFTLQHVPDYRQNVYIPGSTATLTSNPQQQQATAQQATQQALPPPQASAQAEPPKAVQTPASKKKSTKKEKK, encoded by the exons ATGGACTCCAGACAGAGGAAGCGCTCCGGAGGAGGGAGGCTGTGGAGGATTTACTTGTATCTAGCCTGGCTCTCCTGCGCCTCGGCTCAGCTCAGCTATTCCGTTTCAGAGGAACTAAGTCCTGGCTCTATCGTGGGGAATATCGCTAAAGATTTGAGTCTAACTGTTCAGCGGATTGCTCAGAGGAGGTTACGCGTGGTCTCGGAATCAACAGAGCAGTATTTCGAGGTAAAGCAGGCGACCGGGGATTTGGTAATTAAACAGAAAATTGACAGAGAACAATTATGTGAACTGAGTTCAGCGTGTTCCCTACATCTTCAAATAGTCCTGGAGGATCCACTGGAGATTCATCGCGTCCTGGTGGAAGTTCTGGATGTGAATGACAATGCGCCGCAGTTCTCAACAAACAACATTTCTTTGGAGATATCTGAAGCGGCCGCGCCGGGAACACGGTTCCGTTTGGATAGTGCACATGACCCAGACGTGGGTACTAACTCCTTACGCACTTACCATCTTGCAGCAAATGACTTCTTTATTCTGCATGTGGAAACTAAAAGTGACGGCAGCAAGTTTCCAGAGCTGGCAGTGGATAAACCTTTGGACAGGGAGACACAGGCCTCATTTCGGCTCTTGCTCACAGCTGTGGATGGGGGTCAGCCGGAGAAATCTGGCTCAACACTTCTGCTCATTAAAATTTTGGACGTAAATGACAATGCGCCTGTTTTTGATGAGCCTGTAAATAAAGTTAGATTATTAGAAAACGTTGCACAGGGCACTTTAGTAACTAAATTAAACGCAACTGACGCAGATTCTGGTAGTAACGGAGACATATCATTCCTTTTTAGTAAATACACACCAGAACGTGTTCTCAAACTTTTCAGTGTGGATTCTAAAAGTGGAGAGATTCGTGTGAAGGGTGATGTGGATTATGAGAAAGGCAATGCATACCACATCACTGTGCAGGCCAGAGATGGAGGCTCCCCCGCTATGGAGGGCTCCTGTAACGTCATAGTGGACATAATTGATGTGAATGACAATGCACCAGAGGTGACACTGACGTCACTCACCAGTCCTATCAGAGAGGACTCGGCACCAGAGACTGTGATTGCGCTGATAAGTGCACGGGACCTGGATTCTGGTGTCAATGGGGAGGTTAAATTAACTATTCCACCAGGTTTGCCATTCAAACTTAATTCGGCTTTTGGCATGCATTACAGCCTCACCACTGCTGGCAACCTGGACCGTGAGGCTGTCCCAGAGTACACAGTGGTCATCAGGGCCACTGATGGTGGTACCCCTCCCCTTTCATCACAAACCACCTTTGTGGTGAAGCTCTCTGATGTAAATGACAATGCCCCCACCTTTTCTCAGCCTTCATACTCTGTGGACATCCCAGAGAACAATTCTCCCAGTGCTCCCATTGCTGCTGTTTCAGCCACTGATCCAGACCTTGGTGACAATGCTCGCATCTCTTATTCCATCCTCCCCAGCATGGTCCAGGGCTCACCCATATCTTCATATGTCTACATTAACCCAGAGAGTGGTCACATCTACAGCATGCGCTCTCTAGATCATGAACAACTTAAAGCTTTTACTATTGAGGTGCAGGCCCGGGATGCTGGGGTGCCCGCAAGGACAACCAATGTCACTGTTCATGTGTTTGTGATAGATGTGAATGACAATGCACCAGTTATTATACACCCCTCAATACCAACAGACAAAAGATTACAGCTCACTGTGCCCTCCTCTGCTGGTGCAGGGCATTTCATAAGTAAACTAGTAGGTTTGGATGCAGACAGTGGGCACAACGCATGGTTGTTTTACTCAATTGTCCCTGGTCCAAATGCTCGCATGTTCCATATTGGGGCACACAGTGGGGAGCTCCGCACCGCTCGTAAGTGGCCTGAAGAGGAAGTTGGCTCAACTTATGACATTATGATCATCATCCAGGATAATGGTGAACCACCAAAATCCTGCTCTCTAAACATTACAGTAACTCTGGATGAGAAGGTCACAGCCGTCGATGCTCTGGCAAATTCTAACCACACACCCTTCTATAATCGCAAGGGGATGTCGGATATCACTCTGTACCTTATCATCTCTCTAGCCTGTGTATCGGCTGTGTCCTTCATCACGTTTGTCGTTCTCATGGTGCGCTGTTTGAGGCACCGTGGTCCAGGGTTTGGAgactctgactgctgctgctacagtcgGCACAGGTCCACTCGCTACCATCAGAGGCCCAGCAAGGACCTGCACCTGCAGCTCAACACTGATGGACCCATACGATACATGGAGGTTGTGGGAGGTCCCCAGGAACCACATACTCGTACCTATAGGCCCTGCTACTCCACCATATCTAGCCGAAGTGACTTTGTATTTATGAAGACACCCATGCTGagtcacaacaacacactcaaCATGACACTCAGCAGGAAGCACCTTATGAACTCAGCCAGTGAG CAAAAGCCTCCCAACAATGACTGGCGCTTTACACAGGGCCAGAGACCCGGACCTAGTGG AGCAACTGGAGGACCAGAGGTTGCAATGGGAACTGGCCCCTGGCCCCAGCCCCCCActgaagcagagcagctccaggCCCTGATGGCTGCAGCTAACG
- the LOC114442521 gene encoding protocadherin gamma-C5-like isoform X47, with amino-acid sequence MDSRQRKRSGGGRLWRIYLYLAWLSCASAQLSYSVSEELSPGSIVGNIAKDLSLTVQRIAQRRLRVVSESTEQYFEVKQATGDLVIKQKIDREQLCELSSACSLHLQIVLEDPLEIHRVLVEVLDVNDNAPQFSTNNISLEISEAAAPGTRFRLDSAHDPDVGTNSLRTYHLAANDFFILHVETKSDGSKFPELAVDKPLDRETQASFRLLLTAVDGGQPEKSGSTLLLIKILDVNDNAPVFDEPVNKVRLLENVAQGTLVTKLNATDADSGSNGDISFLFSKYTPERVLKLFSVDSKSGEIRVKGDVDYEKGNAYHITVQARDGGSPAMEGSCNVIVDIIDVNDNAPEVTLTSLTSPIREDSAPETVIALISARDLDSGVNGEVKLTIPPGLPFKLNSAFGMHYSLTTAGNLDREAVPEYTVVIRATDGGTPPLSSQTTFVVKLSDVNDNAPTFSQPSYSVDIPENNSPSAPIAAVSATDPDLGDNARISYSILPSMVQGSPISSYVYINPESGHIYSMRSLDHEQLKAFTIEVQARDAGVPARTTNVTVHVFVIDVNDNAPVIIHPSIPTDKRLQLTVPSSAGAGHFISKLVGLDADSGHNAWLFYSIVPGPNARMFHIGAHSGELRTARKWPEEEVGSTYDIMIIIQDNGEPPKSCSLNITVTLDEKVTAVDALANSNHTPFYNRKGMSDITLYLIISLACVSAVSFITFVVLMVRCLRHRGPGFGDSDCCCYSRHRSTRYHQRPSKDLHLQLNTDGPIRYMEVVGGPQEPHTRTYRPCYSTISSRSDFVFMKTPMLSHNNTLNMTLSRKHLMNSASEVRTYMGEQALNCKSLPTMTGALHRARDPDLVVPTCHTVHTFDGRRRVGQEQLEDQRLQWELAPGPSPPLKQSSSRP; translated from the exons ATGGACTCCAGACAGAGGAAGCGCTCCGGAGGAGGGAGGCTGTGGAGGATTTACTTGTATCTAGCCTGGCTCTCCTGCGCCTCGGCTCAGCTCAGCTATTCCGTTTCAGAGGAACTAAGTCCTGGCTCTATCGTGGGGAATATCGCTAAAGATTTGAGTCTAACTGTTCAGCGGATTGCTCAGAGGAGGTTACGCGTGGTCTCGGAATCAACAGAGCAGTATTTCGAGGTAAAGCAGGCGACCGGGGATTTGGTAATTAAACAGAAAATTGACAGAGAACAATTATGTGAACTGAGTTCAGCGTGTTCCCTACATCTTCAAATAGTCCTGGAGGATCCACTGGAGATTCATCGCGTCCTGGTGGAAGTTCTGGATGTGAATGACAATGCGCCGCAGTTCTCAACAAACAACATTTCTTTGGAGATATCTGAAGCGGCCGCGCCGGGAACACGGTTCCGTTTGGATAGTGCACATGACCCAGACGTGGGTACTAACTCCTTACGCACTTACCATCTTGCAGCAAATGACTTCTTTATTCTGCATGTGGAAACTAAAAGTGACGGCAGCAAGTTTCCAGAGCTGGCAGTGGATAAACCTTTGGACAGGGAGACACAGGCCTCATTTCGGCTCTTGCTCACAGCTGTGGATGGGGGTCAGCCGGAGAAATCTGGCTCAACACTTCTGCTCATTAAAATTTTGGACGTAAATGACAATGCGCCTGTTTTTGATGAGCCTGTAAATAAAGTTAGATTATTAGAAAACGTTGCACAGGGCACTTTAGTAACTAAATTAAACGCAACTGACGCAGATTCTGGTAGTAACGGAGACATATCATTCCTTTTTAGTAAATACACACCAGAACGTGTTCTCAAACTTTTCAGTGTGGATTCTAAAAGTGGAGAGATTCGTGTGAAGGGTGATGTGGATTATGAGAAAGGCAATGCATACCACATCACTGTGCAGGCCAGAGATGGAGGCTCCCCCGCTATGGAGGGCTCCTGTAACGTCATAGTGGACATAATTGATGTGAATGACAATGCACCAGAGGTGACACTGACGTCACTCACCAGTCCTATCAGAGAGGACTCGGCACCAGAGACTGTGATTGCGCTGATAAGTGCACGGGACCTGGATTCTGGTGTCAATGGGGAGGTTAAATTAACTATTCCACCAGGTTTGCCATTCAAACTTAATTCGGCTTTTGGCATGCATTACAGCCTCACCACTGCTGGCAACCTGGACCGTGAGGCTGTCCCAGAGTACACAGTGGTCATCAGGGCCACTGATGGTGGTACCCCTCCCCTTTCATCACAAACCACCTTTGTGGTGAAGCTCTCTGATGTAAATGACAATGCCCCCACCTTTTCTCAGCCTTCATACTCTGTGGACATCCCAGAGAACAATTCTCCCAGTGCTCCCATTGCTGCTGTTTCAGCCACTGATCCAGACCTTGGTGACAATGCTCGCATCTCTTATTCCATCCTCCCCAGCATGGTCCAGGGCTCACCCATATCTTCATATGTCTACATTAACCCAGAGAGTGGTCACATCTACAGCATGCGCTCTCTAGATCATGAACAACTTAAAGCTTTTACTATTGAGGTGCAGGCCCGGGATGCTGGGGTGCCCGCAAGGACAACCAATGTCACTGTTCATGTGTTTGTGATAGATGTGAATGACAATGCACCAGTTATTATACACCCCTCAATACCAACAGACAAAAGATTACAGCTCACTGTGCCCTCCTCTGCTGGTGCAGGGCATTTCATAAGTAAACTAGTAGGTTTGGATGCAGACAGTGGGCACAACGCATGGTTGTTTTACTCAATTGTCCCTGGTCCAAATGCTCGCATGTTCCATATTGGGGCACACAGTGGGGAGCTCCGCACCGCTCGTAAGTGGCCTGAAGAGGAAGTTGGCTCAACTTATGACATTATGATCATCATCCAGGATAATGGTGAACCACCAAAATCCTGCTCTCTAAACATTACAGTAACTCTGGATGAGAAGGTCACAGCCGTCGATGCTCTGGCAAATTCTAACCACACACCCTTCTATAATCGCAAGGGGATGTCGGATATCACTCTGTACCTTATCATCTCTCTAGCCTGTGTATCGGCTGTGTCCTTCATCACGTTTGTCGTTCTCATGGTGCGCTGTTTGAGGCACCGTGGTCCAGGGTTTGGAgactctgactgctgctgctacagtcgGCACAGGTCCACTCGCTACCATCAGAGGCCCAGCAAGGACCTGCACCTGCAGCTCAACACTGATGGACCCATACGATACATGGAGGTTGTGGGAGGTCCCCAGGAACCACATACTCGTACCTATAGGCCCTGCTACTCCACCATATCTAGCCGAAGTGACTTTGTATTTATGAAGACACCCATGCTGagtcacaacaacacactcaaCATGACACTCAGCAGGAAGCACCTTATGAACTCAGCCAGTGAGGTGAGGACTTACATGGGAGAGCAAGCATTGAACTG CAAAAGCCTCCCAACAATGACTGGCGCTTTACACAGGGCCAGAGACCCGGACCTAGTGG tCCCCACATGCCATACGGTACACACATTCGATGGACGCCGAAGAGTGGGACAAG AGCAACTGGAGGACCAGAGGTTGCAATGGGAACTGGCCCCTGGCCCCAGCCCCCCActgaagcagagcagctccaggCCCTGA
- the LOC114442521 gene encoding protocadherin gamma-C5-like isoform X48, translating to MDSRQRKRSGGGRLWRIYLYLAWLSCASAQLSYSVSEELSPGSIVGNIAKDLSLTVQRIAQRRLRVVSESTEQYFEVKQATGDLVIKQKIDREQLCELSSACSLHLQIVLEDPLEIHRVLVEVLDVNDNAPQFSTNNISLEISEAAAPGTRFRLDSAHDPDVGTNSLRTYHLAANDFFILHVETKSDGSKFPELAVDKPLDRETQASFRLLLTAVDGGQPEKSGSTLLLIKILDVNDNAPVFDEPVNKVRLLENVAQGTLVTKLNATDADSGSNGDISFLFSKYTPERVLKLFSVDSKSGEIRVKGDVDYEKGNAYHITVQARDGGSPAMEGSCNVIVDIIDVNDNAPEVTLTSLTSPIREDSAPETVIALISARDLDSGVNGEVKLTIPPGLPFKLNSAFGMHYSLTTAGNLDREAVPEYTVVIRATDGGTPPLSSQTTFVVKLSDVNDNAPTFSQPSYSVDIPENNSPSAPIAAVSATDPDLGDNARISYSILPSMVQGSPISSYVYINPESGHIYSMRSLDHEQLKAFTIEVQARDAGVPARTTNVTVHVFVIDVNDNAPVIIHPSIPTDKRLQLTVPSSAGAGHFISKLVGLDADSGHNAWLFYSIVPGPNARMFHIGAHSGELRTARKWPEEEVGSTYDIMIIIQDNGEPPKSCSLNITVTLDEKVTAVDALANSNHTPFYNRKGMSDITLYLIISLACVSAVSFITFVVLMVRCLRHRGPGFGDSDCCCYSRHRSTRYHQRPSKDLHLQLNTDGPIRYMEVVGGPQEPHTRTYRPCYSTISSRSDFVFMKTPMLSHNNTLNMTLSRKHLMNSASEVRTYMGEQALNCKSLPTMTGALHRARDPDLVEQLEDQRLQWELAPGPSPPLKQSSSRP from the exons ATGGACTCCAGACAGAGGAAGCGCTCCGGAGGAGGGAGGCTGTGGAGGATTTACTTGTATCTAGCCTGGCTCTCCTGCGCCTCGGCTCAGCTCAGCTATTCCGTTTCAGAGGAACTAAGTCCTGGCTCTATCGTGGGGAATATCGCTAAAGATTTGAGTCTAACTGTTCAGCGGATTGCTCAGAGGAGGTTACGCGTGGTCTCGGAATCAACAGAGCAGTATTTCGAGGTAAAGCAGGCGACCGGGGATTTGGTAATTAAACAGAAAATTGACAGAGAACAATTATGTGAACTGAGTTCAGCGTGTTCCCTACATCTTCAAATAGTCCTGGAGGATCCACTGGAGATTCATCGCGTCCTGGTGGAAGTTCTGGATGTGAATGACAATGCGCCGCAGTTCTCAACAAACAACATTTCTTTGGAGATATCTGAAGCGGCCGCGCCGGGAACACGGTTCCGTTTGGATAGTGCACATGACCCAGACGTGGGTACTAACTCCTTACGCACTTACCATCTTGCAGCAAATGACTTCTTTATTCTGCATGTGGAAACTAAAAGTGACGGCAGCAAGTTTCCAGAGCTGGCAGTGGATAAACCTTTGGACAGGGAGACACAGGCCTCATTTCGGCTCTTGCTCACAGCTGTGGATGGGGGTCAGCCGGAGAAATCTGGCTCAACACTTCTGCTCATTAAAATTTTGGACGTAAATGACAATGCGCCTGTTTTTGATGAGCCTGTAAATAAAGTTAGATTATTAGAAAACGTTGCACAGGGCACTTTAGTAACTAAATTAAACGCAACTGACGCAGATTCTGGTAGTAACGGAGACATATCATTCCTTTTTAGTAAATACACACCAGAACGTGTTCTCAAACTTTTCAGTGTGGATTCTAAAAGTGGAGAGATTCGTGTGAAGGGTGATGTGGATTATGAGAAAGGCAATGCATACCACATCACTGTGCAGGCCAGAGATGGAGGCTCCCCCGCTATGGAGGGCTCCTGTAACGTCATAGTGGACATAATTGATGTGAATGACAATGCACCAGAGGTGACACTGACGTCACTCACCAGTCCTATCAGAGAGGACTCGGCACCAGAGACTGTGATTGCGCTGATAAGTGCACGGGACCTGGATTCTGGTGTCAATGGGGAGGTTAAATTAACTATTCCACCAGGTTTGCCATTCAAACTTAATTCGGCTTTTGGCATGCATTACAGCCTCACCACTGCTGGCAACCTGGACCGTGAGGCTGTCCCAGAGTACACAGTGGTCATCAGGGCCACTGATGGTGGTACCCCTCCCCTTTCATCACAAACCACCTTTGTGGTGAAGCTCTCTGATGTAAATGACAATGCCCCCACCTTTTCTCAGCCTTCATACTCTGTGGACATCCCAGAGAACAATTCTCCCAGTGCTCCCATTGCTGCTGTTTCAGCCACTGATCCAGACCTTGGTGACAATGCTCGCATCTCTTATTCCATCCTCCCCAGCATGGTCCAGGGCTCACCCATATCTTCATATGTCTACATTAACCCAGAGAGTGGTCACATCTACAGCATGCGCTCTCTAGATCATGAACAACTTAAAGCTTTTACTATTGAGGTGCAGGCCCGGGATGCTGGGGTGCCCGCAAGGACAACCAATGTCACTGTTCATGTGTTTGTGATAGATGTGAATGACAATGCACCAGTTATTATACACCCCTCAATACCAACAGACAAAAGATTACAGCTCACTGTGCCCTCCTCTGCTGGTGCAGGGCATTTCATAAGTAAACTAGTAGGTTTGGATGCAGACAGTGGGCACAACGCATGGTTGTTTTACTCAATTGTCCCTGGTCCAAATGCTCGCATGTTCCATATTGGGGCACACAGTGGGGAGCTCCGCACCGCTCGTAAGTGGCCTGAAGAGGAAGTTGGCTCAACTTATGACATTATGATCATCATCCAGGATAATGGTGAACCACCAAAATCCTGCTCTCTAAACATTACAGTAACTCTGGATGAGAAGGTCACAGCCGTCGATGCTCTGGCAAATTCTAACCACACACCCTTCTATAATCGCAAGGGGATGTCGGATATCACTCTGTACCTTATCATCTCTCTAGCCTGTGTATCGGCTGTGTCCTTCATCACGTTTGTCGTTCTCATGGTGCGCTGTTTGAGGCACCGTGGTCCAGGGTTTGGAgactctgactgctgctgctacagtcgGCACAGGTCCACTCGCTACCATCAGAGGCCCAGCAAGGACCTGCACCTGCAGCTCAACACTGATGGACCCATACGATACATGGAGGTTGTGGGAGGTCCCCAGGAACCACATACTCGTACCTATAGGCCCTGCTACTCCACCATATCTAGCCGAAGTGACTTTGTATTTATGAAGACACCCATGCTGagtcacaacaacacactcaaCATGACACTCAGCAGGAAGCACCTTATGAACTCAGCCAGTGAGGTGAGGACTTACATGGGAGAGCAAGCATTGAACTG CAAAAGCCTCCCAACAATGACTGGCGCTTTACACAGGGCCAGAGACCCGGACCTAGTGG AGCAACTGGAGGACCAGAGGTTGCAATGGGAACTGGCCCCTGGCCCCAGCCCCCCActgaagcagagcagctccaggCCCTGA